The genomic window CCGACCTATCCCATAGTCGCTTTAAGAATCTATACGCCCCCTCTAACGCACTATCATTCCACTCAAGCTCCCGCATAGGTGGAGCGGCAAAAAGCACAAAAAGTCTTGCGCTATCTGCGCCAAAGCGCGCGATAATCTCATTTGGATTGACGACATTTCCCTTAGATTTTGACATTTTCGCGCCGTTTTTCAGCACCATACCCTGTGTGAGGAGATTTGCAAAAGGCTCATCAATCTCCACATAGCCCAAATCACGCAACACTTTGGTAAAAAAGCGCGCATACAGCAAGTGCAAAATTGCGTGTTCTATACCACCCACATACTCATCGACATTAAGCCAATAGGCTAAATGCTCCTTATCAAAGGGCTTTTGCACCCACATTGTAGGGGGTGTCGTGTAGCGCAGAAAATACCAGCTCGACTGCACGAAAGTATCCATTGTATCACTCTCTCTTAGAGCCTTTGCGCCACATTTTGGACAAGCACAATGCTTCCAAGTGGGGTGCTTATCTAAGGGATTCCCCTCACCATCAATAGTTACATCAAAAGGCAAGGTAATAGGCAAATTCTCAATCTTTTCAGGCACAATGCCACAAGTTTCACAATGTACCATAGGAATAGGCGCACCCCAATATCGCTGCCTAGAGACGCCCCAATCGCGCAAACGATACATAATCACACCCTTGCCCTTACCCTCTTTCTCAAAAAGCGCAATGATGCGTTCCTTTGCTTCCGCACTGCTTAGTCCATTAAACGCACCGCTATTAATGAGATAGCCCTCCTCAATATCTACTACCGAATCTGCTCCTGAAAAATCCTGTATAGATTCAGAATCTTTATCCTTTGCAAGCACGCATTTAAGCGGGAGATTATAAGCTCTGGCAAAAGCAAAATCCCGCTCATCGTGCATAGGCACACTCATAATCGCCCCGCTCCCATATTCCATAAGCACGAAATTTGCCACCCACACGGGTATTTCCTCATTTGTCAGCGGGTGAATCACGCGCACACCCAAATCAAAGCCTATTTTTTCCCTTTGCGCCCTATCTCGCGCATTTGTGTTTTTAATGGCATTAATAGATTCTATCAGTTTGCAATCAAGCGCGTTTTGGGCGATAAGTGCCTCAATAATGCTATGTTCTGGAGCCAAGGCACAATAAGTAACGCCAAAAATCGTATCCGCGCGAGTGGTAAAAACCTCAAGCCTTGTTATCTCGCCACCCACTTTTTTTATTGAATCTTCGCTCAATTCAAAGCTAAAGCTCAAGCCCTTTGATTTGCCTATCCAATTTCTCTGCATAGTCAGCACCTGCGACGACCAGTGCCCCTCTAAATCATCTAAACACGAAAGCAACTCGTCAGCATAATCCGTAATTTTAATATAGTATTGAAACATCTGCTTTTGCACCACGGGTGTATCACAACGCCAGCATTTGCCCTCTATAACTTGCTCATTTGCTAGGATTGTTTTATCATTAGGGCAGTAATTAAGATAAGCTTCTTTACGATAAATCAGTCCCTTTTCCCACATTTTGATAAAAAATTCCTGCTCAAAGCGCGTATAGAGT from Helicobacter typhlonius includes these protein-coding regions:
- the leuS gene encoding leucine--tRNA ligase; its protein translation is MASEYNPKEIESKWQHYWQEHKSFEPKEIDSINSKKKYILSMFPYPSGAIHMGHVRNYCIGDALARHYRQSGYNVLHPMGWDAFGMPAENAAIKHKSHPKTWTYSNIDTMRAELATLGLSFSQEREFATSDTLYTRFEQEFFIKMWEKGLIYRKEAYLNYCPNDKTILANEQVIEGKCWRCDTPVVQKQMFQYYIKITDYADELLSCLDDLEGHWSSQVLTMQRNWIGKSKGLSFSFELSEDSIKKVGGEITRLEVFTTRADTIFGVTYCALAPEHSIIEALIAQNALDCKLIESINAIKNTNARDRAQREKIGFDLGVRVIHPLTNEEIPVWVANFVLMEYGSGAIMSVPMHDERDFAFARAYNLPLKCVLAKDKDSESIQDFSGADSVVDIEEGYLINSGAFNGLSSAEAKERIIALFEKEGKGKGVIMYRLRDWGVSRQRYWGAPIPMVHCETCGIVPEKIENLPITLPFDVTIDGEGNPLDKHPTWKHCACPKCGAKALRESDTMDTFVQSSWYFLRYTTPPTMWVQKPFDKEHLAYWLNVDEYVGGIEHAILHLLYARFFTKVLRDLGYVEIDEPFANLLTQGMVLKNGAKMSKSKGNVVNPNEIIARFGADSARLFVLFAAPPMRELEWNDSALEGAYRFLKRLWDRSENIESCEVLPRIAHANLTKNEQYARQKVYEALQKSVDIFSKKQVGYPFNTLIAAAMEAFNALSEQENAQVWSEGYFILLHILEPIVPHICWELSQKYFNLTNFAPISVDEAALHKDEVVYAVTINGKKRAEIELPLGLDKDEIIAKAKQSVEKWLVDVEIVKEIVVPNKLVNLVVK